The DNA segment GTAATGGTAAACCTTCTCTTAATGCAGGCTCATCAACTTGGATAATTTGAATACCCGCTGATTCTAAAGCTAGGACTTCCTCGTTGATAGCGAGAGCGATTTGATCTTGTACAGTTTCACGTGGTAAATCAACACGTTCGAATGACCAATTTAAAATAGTTACAGGACCTGTGAGCATACCTTTTACAGGTTTATCAGTTAAACTTTGAGCGTAGGTCGTTTCTTTGACTGTGATAGGTTCAGTCCATTTAACATCTCCATAAATAATAGGTGGTTTCACAGCGCGTGACCCATATGATTGTACCCAGCCATATTTTGTAACTAAGAAACCTTGAAGTTTTTCACCAAAGAATTCGACCATGTCGTTACGTTCGAATTCACCGTGGACAAATACATCTAAACCGATATCTTCTTGTATGTTAATCCAGCGAGCGATTTCTTGTTCTAAAAACGTTTGATACGCCTGATCTGAAATGCGGTTATTTTTCCAGTCTGCACGTTGCTTACGAACTTCACGAGATTGCGGGAAAGAACCGATTGTTGTTGTAGGTAAATCAGGTAAATTAAGACGCAGTTGTTGTGCGACTTTACGTTGTTGGAAATCAGATTGTCTTGAGGTAGGCACGCTGTCAAAGTCATATTCAAGATTTTTAAATGACTGTTGTTGGAAACGTTCATAACGTGCTTTGAATTGATTAAATTTCTCATCATCTTTGTCATTGAACAGACGGCGCAATGCATCGAGTTCATCTAACTTTTCAGTTGCGAAACTTAACCCTTCAGCGATATCTTCGTCTAACGATTCGTCATCTAGTGAAACAGGTACGTGTAATAGTGACGAAGACGGTTGAATAACAAGATCATCTGTATAATTAGATAATGTTTCGATAAGATTTTTCTTAGCTTCAATGTCACTAGCCCACACATTACGTCCATCGATGATGCCTGCGTATAATGATTTATCTTTGTCTAAATCACCTGCTTCAATTTGTGATAAATTGTTGCCGTGATCGTGAACAAAATCCAATCCATATCCTTTAACTGGCAAACGGTTGAGAAACTTTAAGTTTACGCGTTCGAAGTAAGTTTGAATCACTATTGATTGACCTAAACCAACTTGTGCAAAGTATTCGTAGGCTTGTTGAGTGATAGTTTCATATTGTTCACTATCATCCTCAACTAATACCGGTTCATCTATTTGGATATACTCGACGCCAGCATCGACGAATGATTGTAAGACTTCTTTATATAAAGGCAGTAACGTTTCAACTTTCTCTTCGAATGATTGATTACCACCTTTAGATAATTTAACGAAAGTGACAGGTCCAACGATGACAGGGTGGGCATTGACGTTTAAGGACTGTGCATACTGTAATCTTTCTAATAAGATATTATGATTTAATTTAGGTTCAGCTGCATCCCATTCTGGCACGATATAATGGTAGTTCGTGTTAAACCATTTAATTAAAGCACTTGCTACGTGTTCTTTATTACCGCGTGCAATATCAAATAAAAGGTCGTCATTAACTGGACGTCCTTGGAAACGTTCAGGTATGATGTTGAACAACAATGATGTATCTAATATATGGTCATACAGGGAGAAGTCTCCTACCGGAATACTATCTAAATGATAATTTTTTTGTAATAATAAGTTTTCTTTGTGCAAATCTTTAAGTTGTTGGTGTAATGTGTCGCGGTCAATCTTATTTGACCAATAGCTTTCGATTGCTTTTTTCCATTCTCTTTTTCTACCTAATCTTGGGAATCCTAAGTTTGATGTTTTAATTGTCATAGTATTGCCTCCTGTTTATTTGTGTTTGTTGTAATTTGCTTCGAATAATTCGCTAGCTCAAGTGTGTATTCGACACTTTGGAAGGGGGTAATTAAGTATAAACCGTTGAAATATTCATGTACTGTATCGATTAAATCTTTAGAAATGCGCATACTTAGTTCTTTTGTCTTCGCTTTATCATCCTTTACAGCTTCAAATTTTTGTAACACTTCTTCAGAAAGTTTGATGCCAGGGACTTCATTGTGTAAAAATAATGCATTTTTATAACTCGTTATCGGCATGATACCGATGAATAGGGGGGTATCAAGGTGTTTCGTTGCTTCATATACTTCTTTGATTTTCGCTTTGGAGTAAACGGGTTGTGTGAGGAAATAGTGCATGCCACTTTCGCTCTTTCTCTCGAGTCGTCTAACGGCACCGTCAAGCTTTCTCACATTAGGGTCAAAAGCCCCTGCGATGTTGAAGTTCGTATGGACCTTCAGCGCATCTCCGTCAGTATTAATACCTTGGTTAAAGCGTAAAGCGATTTCGGTTAAACCTTTGGAATTTACATCATAAACATTTGAAGCACCGGGTAAATTGCCAACTTTGGCTGGATCGCCTGTAATCGTCAATATTTCATTTACGCCGAGCAAGGATAAACCAAGTAAATGAGATTGTAAGCCGATGAGGTTCCGGTCTCGACACGTAATGTGTACGAGAGGTTCGATGTCGTATTGTTGTTTAATAATACTTGCAGCCGCGATATTACTAATGCGTACAGTGGCCAGTGAATTATCGGCTAAAGTCACTGCATCGATATCAGCCTCATCTAATTGTCTGATATTTCTGAAAAATTTATCTGTATCTAAATGTTTAGGGGTATCTAGCTCTACGATAATCGTTGGGCGTGACTTCACTTTATCTGTTAAATTGTGATTTGGTTGTGTGTGATTTGTACGATTACTATGTTTTTCAAAGGGAATGACATTTTTCTGAGTAATCGGTGTTAAATCTTTAACGGCTGACTTGATATGTTGAATATGTTCTGGTGTTGTACCACAACATCCACCAATTATTCGTACACCTTCATCGACAATTTGCTTAGCAACTTCACCGAAATAAGCTGCATTATCACTATATTTAAATTCACTATTTTCAAGGTCAAGCAAACTCGCATTTGGATAACATGATAAGTACGCATTTTCCGGTAGTTCAATATGGGAAAATGATTCCTGCATATGATGTGGACCATGATGACAATTCAGTCCAACAACATTAGCACCGCTTGCGATAATTTGCTTTAATGCTTTGTTAATCGGTGTACCATCTCTAAGATAGTTCGTATTGAGCGCTGTAAATTGAGCAATGAGTGGTAGTTCAGGATATTTACGCTTTGTTTCTTGAATAACTTGGGTGAGTTCATCTAAATCATAATACGTTTCAAACAGTAGACCGTCGACACCGGATTCTACTAATGTATCGATTTGAATACCGCTATGATAAAGAATAGAAGATAGTTCCAGGTCTTCTTGTTTTATTCCTCTAAAGCCGCCAATCGTTCCTAAAATAAAGGTTTGATCGTTCGCAGCACGTTTGGCTATTCGCACAGCCGCTTGGTGTATGTCTTTAACTTTATGTTCTAGTCCGAAGGGTTTTAACTTTTCAAAGTTGGCACCATACGTGTTTGTTTGGATAATATCTGCACCAGCTTCTATATAGGAGCGGTGAATACGTTCTATCTTCTCAGGGTGCGTTAAGTTATAAGCTTCTGGGCAAGTATCGATGCCTTCTGAGTATAAGATGGTTCCAACTGCACCATCAGCGACGAGTAGGTTGTTGTGTAATTTGCTTAGTAATGGATTCATTGAAAGCCTCCTTTAGTGCGTAATTTAAATCTGCAATTAATTCGTCAGGATTTTCTAATCCGACACTTAATCTAAATAAACCAAAGGTAATGTTACGCGCTTGACGTACATCTTCTGGTATTGCTGCATGTGACATCGTGGCTGGATGAGACAATATAGTTTCAACACCGCCTAAACTGACAGATACGAGCGGTAATGTTAAAGCGTCCACGAAAGCTTGTGCTTTACTTTCATCCGCTAACCGAAATCCTAATACAGCGCCACCATGATGCGCTTGTGCTAAATGTAAGTCGCTATTTCCTGGGTAATAAATTTCGGCTATTTCAGGACGTTGTGCTAAAAATGAATAAAGCTGTTGTGCATTTGCAACTGATTGTTTGTATCTTATAGGTAGTGTTTTTAAATGTTTAGCTAAAGTCCAACTATCTTGTGCTGATAGGGCATTGCCAGTACCATTTTGTATGAGATACAGTGCGTCTGCGATTTCACTGTTATTTGTTATAGCAACGCCTGCAATAAGGTCACTATGACCACCTATAAATTTTGTGGCACTATGGACGACGATATCTGCACCTAAATCTAAAGGTGACTGTCCTAGTGGTGTCATAAAGGTATTATCGACTGCTAAATATAAATCGTGCTGTTGTGCGATATTTGCAACCCCGCGAATGTCTGTGATTTTAAACAGAGGGTTCGACGGAGTTTCGATATAGATGAGTTTCGTATTATCTTGAATGGCCTTTTCAATGTTAGTTAATTGCGTTGCATCAACCGTTGTAAAGTGAATATCGAAACGCGTTAAGATCTGCTCAGTTAATCTGAACGTACCGCCATACACATCATCCGGTAAAATTACGTGATCACCTGCATTAAGCGTGAGTAGTACGGCTGAAATAGCTGCAATCCCTGATGAGAAGGCGAATGCGTGTGAGCCGCCTTCTAGTTTGGCTAACTTTTCTTCTAATAAAGTTCGGTTTGGATTTCCACTTCTTGCGTAATCGTATGGTGCATCGCCTCCTAATCGTTTCTGATGGAAAGTCGATGAATCATATAAAGGCGGGTTTGCCGAATCATAATCGTGTCCTCTACGTGTATCAAATATGACTTCAGTTTGTTTAGATAAACTCATGTAATCACTTCTTTCTTAGATTTTGCTAATGCCTGTAAAATATCTGCCTCGATATCGTTATAATCTTCAATGCCAATAGATAGTCTGAGTAAATGTTGATCGATGCCACGTTTGTCTTTCTCTGCATCTGGCATATCTACGTGGGTTTGTGTATAAGGGAAGGTGATAAATGTTTCTGTGCCCCCTAAACTTTCAGCAAAGATGCATACATTGAGATGTTCTAGAAATTGATCCGTTTGAAATGCTTTGTTTAAACGGATGCTTAACATGCCAGTACTTCCGCAATACAATACTTCATCAATAGCATCTAAGCTTCTACATCGTTCAGCTAGTAATTGTGCGTTATATTCAGCACGATCCATTCTAAGGTGCAGTGTTTTCAGTCCACGTTGTAACAAATAACTATCAAACGGTGATAGCGTTGCACCAATCATATTGTGTAACTCGGAAAGCTGTTGTTCTAAGTACGCATCGTTGACAGTAACAACTCCTGCGAGCACATCATTATGACCACCAATATATTTTGTCGCTGAATGCAATACAATGTCAGCGCCTTCTTCAAGCGGCGTTGATAAGTACGGTGTTAAAAAAGTATTGTCAATGATTGTTAAAAGATTATGTTCGTGTGCTAAGTCGTAATAAGGTTCAACATCAACTTCAATCATTTGTGGATTGGAGATTGGTTCAATGAATAATGCTTTCGTATTGTCGTTGAGTTGCTGTTTGACTGAATCGAAATCTAAGAAATCGACATATTTGAACTGGATACCGTACTGTTTCTCATAAAAATCAAAGAGTCTGAACGTACCGCCATATAAATCAAATGAAACTAAAATTTCATCACCAGCTTTGAAGAGGTTACAAATTAATTGAATCGCTGCCATACCACTAGATGTTGCATACGATGCAATGCCGTGTTCTAACTGTGCGAAAGCTTCTTCAAAGGCCGTACGAGTTGGGTTCTTCGTACGAGTATAATCGTAACCAGTGGATGCGCCTAACTTTGGATGTTGAAATGCTGTTGAAAGATAAATCGGATTTGCAATTGCGCCTGTATCGTCATGTGTTAATGAAATTTGTGCGAGTTCAGTATGTTTTGTCATCATTGAGACCTCCTTTAGAAAATAAAAAAAGCTTCCGTCCTTTGCACCCGAAATAAATCGGATGTAAAGGACGAAAGCTCGTTTCGTGGTACCACCTTAATTTGTTACTTTATCGCTAAAGCAACCTTATCCAGTACGCTAAATTGTTAAATAGAATAACGCCACTGGGGTCAACGATTAAAAATTCGCAAAATAAAAACCCACTTTAGAACAATAAAATGAGTATTAACGAATTAAAATGATGGTATGATTCCAGTACGCCATTTAACAAAATGTTAATACTGTATCACTATAACGGGTGAACCCGTTGACACCTCATATTGGCATCACCACTCAAAGGCCATTTTCAAACTTTCTTTCCGTGTCCTCTCTCAGCAAATGAAGACTCTCTGTGCCAGTAGTTTAAGTTCTACTTTCCTTATTACTGTGTTTAAAGATTGTGTTGATCTATTTTGATATTACTTAGCTTACATAGTTCTATTTCATTTGTCAACAACTTATCTGAAAATTTTGATAAAACAAAAAATTAAACTCTACCAGTGTTGCCAGTGACGTAATGATATAATGGCGATAACAAAGTATTAATTTGATAAAAAATAATTGTGAAAGCAGGTGAATGATATTGGGTAATAATGATGAGCAACCTTTACCTATAAATGATGATGAAACAGTTCAAAATATAGCAATTAAAGATATCAAAGCTAATCCATACCAACCGCGTAAGACGTTTGACGAACAGCGCTTAGAAGATTTAGCAGGTTCTATTAAAAATCACGGTATACTTCAACCTGTTGTGTTACGAAAGACGATTGTTGGCTATACAATTGTCGTAGGTGAAAGACGCTTTCGTGCAGCGCAAATGGCAGGACTGGATCAAATACCAGCTATCGTTAAGACATTAACAGATGAAGAAATGATGGAGTTAGCCATCATTGAAAATTTACAACGTGAAGATTTAAATGCAATTGAAGAAGCGGAAGGTTACCGTAAACTCATGGACGATCTTAACCTGACGCAACAACAAGTAGCCAAACGACTCAGTAAGTCTCGTCCATATATTGCTAATATGTTGCGACTCCTTCATTTACCTATAAGCATCGCAAATATGATTAAAGATGGTCGTTTGTCAGGTGCCCATGGAAGAACGTTGCTAACAGTTAAAGATGATTATCAAATGAAACGTATAGCACAACAAGCAGTAAAAGAGGCTTGGAGCGTCCGTTACTTAGAACAGTACGTGAATGAACATTTTGGTAAAAAAAATGAGACAAACTCAAAAAATCAGGCTACGGTGAAACCTAAATTTATTAAACAACAAGAACGTCAATTGAAAGAACAATATGGATCGAATGTAACAATTGCGACGCGAAATAAAAAAGGACAAATCACGTTTGAGTTTACTTCAGAGGAAGAATTCAAACGATTGATACATCAACTTAATGAAAAATACCATCGCGATTTATAGTTAGTTAAGGAGAACGACCTCTTTATATATTCGATAATATACCTTGGCGGGACATTGAAATTTGCTCTATGTAGATTTCTGTCCCGCTTTTTATTTTTATAAGGAAAAATTTTAACTTGAATTATACAAATTTTAAAAATTCTTTAAAGATTGTCTAAGCATTGATATGACAATCACGAGTCGGTTTTTATAATTTGTTTAATTTTTTGAAAATGAAAAGATATAAATATGATTTAAGCCTGTCATATAAAGTCTGAAAACATTTTTATCCTTATCAGTTTAATCGGTTTTGAGGGCTTGAGACGTGGTATAATACACTTGACATTGCATATTACAGTGCGTAAAGTATGACACATAATTTATTTTCAAACAATTCGCAAAATAGAATATTTCATAAATAAATAGAGCATATTTTAGAAAAGGGGATGACCCGTCAATGTCAGAAAAGCAAATTACTTATGATAATTTTGATGACACTATTTTTGATTCAATAGATATCACAGACGATACGAAAGGTGCTCGCGAAGTTGTGAAATGGGCATATGATACGTATGGTGATTCTATTGTGTATTCTTGCAGTTTTGGAGCAGAGGCCATGATTTTACTTGATTTAATCTATCAAGTTAAACCAAATGCAGAAATTGTGTTCCTTGACACAGGGCTACACTTCCAAGAAACGTATGATTTAATCGATCGAGTGCAACAACGTTACCCAGAGCTTAACATTAAGATGAAAAAGCCAGAACTCACGGTAGAAGAACAAGCGGAGGAGTACCAACCAGCTTTATGGAAGAACGATCCTAACATGTGCTGCTACATTCGCAAGATTAAACCACTTGAAGAAGTACTTTCAGGTGCTACAGCATGGGTTTCAGGTTTAAGACGTGCACAGTCTCCAAGTCGTGAGAACACAAACTTTATTAATAAAGACGAACGTTTTAAATCAGTTAAAGTTTGTCCACTGATCCATTGGTCTTGGGATGACGTGTGGGACTATATCAAATCACATGATTTACATTACAACGAATTACACGACCATAACTATCCAAGTATTGGATGCATTCCTTGTACTTCAGCAGTAGCAGATGCAAGCGATTCCAGAGCGGGTAGATGGATGCATGCCAACAAGACAGAATGTGGTTTGCATACGACTAATCCTTAGTGGAATATTTTTTTAACATTAAAGCCTAGTATTCCAATCGGCAATATAAATTATTTAAAATACATTTCAATTTTGAATTTGATGAGGTGAAACAACGGTGAATTTATCAGTCTCGAACAGCCCTTTTAACGAAGAACAGGCAGCACAACTTAATCAAGTGCTTAAAGATTTAACCCCGGAGCAGCGCATCTGGCTTAGCGGTTACTTAACTGCTGGTCAACAAGTTGCAGCTCAAGCAGCGACTACCGATGCAGCAGCAGCTTCGCCACAAGTCGCTGAAAATGTACTCAACAGTGACACACCAACACAAGCTAAGCGAGAAATTACGGTGCTATATGGTTCAGAAACCGGCAATGCACAAGGTTTAGCAGAAATGTTTGCAGATCGACTCGTTGAACAAGAATTCGCAGTGAAACTGAACGCGATGGATGGTTTCAAAGCGAGAGATTTAAAGAAAGTACAAGATTTATTTATTATCACGGCAACGCATGGTGAAGGTGACCCACCTGATAATGCTTTAACCTTCCATGAATACGTTCACGGTCGAAAGGCGCCAAAGCTTGATGGCGTGAGATTCTCTGTGTTGGCACTTGGAGATGAGTCATATGAATTCTTCTGCCAAACAGGTAAAGATTTCGATGCGAAACTAGAAGAACTTGGCGCCGAACGCTTAGTTGATAGACAAGATTGCGATATCGATTACGACGATCCAGCTGAAAAATGGATGAACGCGAATATCGAAAAGTTGATTAATGAATCAGGCGTTGAACCAACTGTAACAGCTACTGAAAGTGGTCAATCAGCACAAAAACAACGCTATTCAAAATCAAATCCATATGAAGCAGAAGTACTTGAAAATATTAACTTAAACGGACGTGGTTCCAATAAAGAAGTCCGTCATATCGAACTCTTGTTAGATAATTATGGTGAAGAATACGAGCCGGGTGACTGTGTCGTAGTGAAACCTCAAAATGATCCAGAAATTGTAGCATTGTTGCTTGAAACATTAGGTTGGGACGGTCAACAAGAAGTCACAATCAACGAAGATGGCGATACGCTTGTCCTAGAAAATGCATTAAAAGAACATTTTGAAATTACTAAACTGACAAAGCCATTACTTCAAAAGGCAGCACCATTATTTGAGAACAGTGAACTTAATGACAAAGTAAACGACAATGAATGGATTCAAGAATATATCTACGGTAGAGATGTGATTGATTTAATTCAAGACTTTCCATCAAACAATTTACAGCCACAAGATTTACACCGATTCTTAAGAAAGTTACCACCGAGAGAATATTCAATCGCAAGCAGTTACAAAGCCAACCCTGATGAAGTACATATTACGGTAGGGGCAGTGAGATACGAAGCACATGAACGTGCACGTAACGGTGTCTGTTCGGTACAACTTGCTGAACGCATAGAACCCGGCGATACGATTCCAATTTATTTAAAGAAAAATCCGAATTTCAAGTTCCCATTCGATGAACAAACACCAGTTATTATGATTGGTCCAGGTACTGGTGTTGCACCATTTAGATCATATCTTCAAGAACGCGAAGAACTAGGACTGACAGGTCATACGTGGTTATTCTTTGGTGAGCAACATTTCACTACAGATTTCTTATACCAAACTGAATGGCAAACGTGGTTGAAAGATGATGTCTTAACAAAAATGGATATCGCATTTTCAAGGGATAGTGACGAAAAAGTATATGTCCAACATCGCATATTAGAAAACAGCGAAACATTTTATCAGTGGTTAATCAATGGCGCAGCACTTTACGTTTGTGGCGATGAAAAATATATGGCGAAAGATGTACATCAAACGATACAACATGTGCTTCAAACGGAAGGTAATATGTCTGAAACGGAAGCTGAAGCCTACTTAGCAGAAATGAGAAAAGAAAATCGTTATCAAAGAGATGTATATTAACAGAAAGGAATGATGATGAGATGTCTGAAACGTATACAAACTTTTTAGATAAACTAGATGAGTTAGAACGTATCAAACATGATAGTAATTACCTACGTGGCACAATCGAAGAAGGATTAGCTGACCCGATTACAGGATCTATCTCACAAGCAGATACAAAGCTCTTAAAGTTCCATGGTAGTTATCAACAAGATGACCGAGATTTAAGAGATGAACGTCGTAAACAAAAATTAGAACCTGCATATAGCTTCATGATTAGAGTAAGAGCGCCAGGTGGTGCAGCAACACCTGAGCAATGGATTGCAATGGATGATATTTCAAATAATTATGCGAATCAAACGATTAAATTAACAACGAGACAAGCATTCCAATTCCATGGCATTTTAAAACGCAATCTTAAACAATCTATGAAAGACATCAACCAATCATTATTAGACACACTTGCGGCATGTGGTGATGTAAACCGTAACGTCATGTGTAACCCAAACCCTTATCAATCTGACATTCATTCAGAAATTAATCAATATGC comes from the Staphylococcus hsinchuensis genome and includes:
- the metE gene encoding 5-methyltetrahydropteroyltriglutamate--homocysteine S-methyltransferase — translated: MTIKTSNLGFPRLGRKREWKKAIESYWSNKIDRDTLHQQLKDLHKENLLLQKNYHLDSIPVGDFSLYDHILDTSLLFNIIPERFQGRPVNDDLLFDIARGNKEHVASALIKWFNTNYHYIVPEWDAAEPKLNHNILLERLQYAQSLNVNAHPVIVGPVTFVKLSKGGNQSFEEKVETLLPLYKEVLQSFVDAGVEYIQIDEPVLVEDDSEQYETITQQAYEYFAQVGLGQSIVIQTYFERVNLKFLNRLPVKGYGLDFVHDHGNNLSQIEAGDLDKDKSLYAGIIDGRNVWASDIEAKKNLIETLSNYTDDLVIQPSSSLLHVPVSLDDESLDEDIAEGLSFATEKLDELDALRRLFNDKDDEKFNQFKARYERFQQQSFKNLEYDFDSVPTSRQSDFQQRKVAQQLRLNLPDLPTTTIGSFPQSREVRKQRADWKNNRISDQAYQTFLEQEIARWINIQEDIGLDVFVHGEFERNDMVEFFGEKLQGFLVTKYGWVQSYGSRAVKPPIIYGDVKWTEPITVKETTYAQSLTDKPVKGMLTGPVTILNWSFERVDLPRETVQDQIALAINEEVLALESAGIQIIQVDEPALREGLPLRSEYHKDYLDKAVRSFKLSTSSVDDATQIHTHMCYSQFGQIIHAIYDLDADVISIETSRSHGDLIKDFEDITYDLGIGLGVYDIHSPRIPTEEEITTAINRALQQIDRSLFWVNPDCGLKTRKEEEVQQALTVLVNSVNKLRKSHSKAV
- a CDS encoding bifunctional homocysteine S-methyltransferase/methylenetetrahydrofolate reductase, with translation MNPLLSKLHNNLLVADGAVGTILYSEGIDTCPEAYNLTHPEKIERIHRSYIEAGADIIQTNTYGANFEKLKPFGLEHKVKDIHQAAVRIAKRAANDQTFILGTIGGFRGIKQEDLELSSILYHSGIQIDTLVESGVDGLLFETYYDLDELTQVIQETKRKYPELPLIAQFTALNTNYLRDGTPINKALKQIIASGANVVGLNCHHGPHHMQESFSHIELPENAYLSCYPNASLLDLENSEFKYSDNAAYFGEVAKQIVDEGVRIIGGCCGTTPEHIQHIKSAVKDLTPITQKNVIPFEKHSNRTNHTQPNHNLTDKVKSRPTIIVELDTPKHLDTDKFFRNIRQLDEADIDAVTLADNSLATVRISNIAAASIIKQQYDIEPLVHITCRDRNLIGLQSHLLGLSLLGVNEILTITGDPAKVGNLPGASNVYDVNSKGLTEIALRFNQGINTDGDALKVHTNFNIAGAFDPNVRKLDGAVRRLERKSESGMHYFLTQPVYSKAKIKEVYEATKHLDTPLFIGIMPITSYKNALFLHNEVPGIKLSEEVLQKFEAVKDDKAKTKELSMRISKDLIDTVHEYFNGLYLITPFQSVEYTLELANYSKQITTNTNKQEAIL
- the metC gene encoding cystathionine beta-lyase MetC, with the translated sequence MSLSKQTEVIFDTRRGHDYDSANPPLYDSSTFHQKRLGGDAPYDYARSGNPNRTLLEEKLAKLEGGSHAFAFSSGIAAISAVLLTLNAGDHVILPDDVYGGTFRLTEQILTRFDIHFTTVDATQLTNIEKAIQDNTKLIYIETPSNPLFKITDIRGVANIAQQHDLYLAVDNTFMTPLGQSPLDLGADIVVHSATKFIGGHSDLIAGVAITNNSEIADALYLIQNGTGNALSAQDSWTLAKHLKTLPIRYKQSVANAQQLYSFLAQRPEIAEIYYPGNSDLHLAQAHHGGAVLGFRLADESKAQAFVDALTLPLVSVSLGGVETILSHPATMSHAAIPEDVRQARNITFGLFRLSVGLENPDELIADLNYALKEAFNESITKQITQQPTRR
- a CDS encoding PLP-dependent transferase produces the protein MTKHTELAQISLTHDDTGAIANPIYLSTAFQHPKLGASTGYDYTRTKNPTRTAFEEAFAQLEHGIASYATSSGMAAIQLICNLFKAGDEILVSFDLYGGTFRLFDFYEKQYGIQFKYVDFLDFDSVKQQLNDNTKALFIEPISNPQMIEVDVEPYYDLAHEHNLLTIIDNTFLTPYLSTPLEEGADIVLHSATKYIGGHNDVLAGVVTVNDAYLEQQLSELHNMIGATLSPFDSYLLQRGLKTLHLRMDRAEYNAQLLAERCRSLDAIDEVLYCGSTGMLSIRLNKAFQTDQFLEHLNVCIFAESLGGTETFITFPYTQTHVDMPDAEKDKRGIDQHLLRLSIGIEDYNDIEADILQALAKSKKEVIT
- a CDS encoding ParB/RepB/Spo0J family partition protein yields the protein MGNNDEQPLPINDDETVQNIAIKDIKANPYQPRKTFDEQRLEDLAGSIKNHGILQPVVLRKTIVGYTIVVGERRFRAAQMAGLDQIPAIVKTLTDEEMMELAIIENLQREDLNAIEEAEGYRKLMDDLNLTQQQVAKRLSKSRPYIANMLRLLHLPISIANMIKDGRLSGAHGRTLLTVKDDYQMKRIAQQAVKEAWSVRYLEQYVNEHFGKKNETNSKNQATVKPKFIKQQERQLKEQYGSNVTIATRNKKGQITFEFTSEEEFKRLIHQLNEKYHRDL
- a CDS encoding phosphoadenylyl-sulfate reductase, coding for MSEKQITYDNFDDTIFDSIDITDDTKGAREVVKWAYDTYGDSIVYSCSFGAEAMILLDLIYQVKPNAEIVFLDTGLHFQETYDLIDRVQQRYPELNIKMKKPELTVEEQAEEYQPALWKNDPNMCCYIRKIKPLEEVLSGATAWVSGLRRAQSPSRENTNFINKDERFKSVKVCPLIHWSWDDVWDYIKSHDLHYNELHDHNYPSIGCIPCTSAVADASDSRAGRWMHANKTECGLHTTNP
- a CDS encoding assimilatory sulfite reductase (NADPH) flavoprotein subunit — its product is MLKDLTPEQRIWLSGYLTAGQQVAAQAATTDAAAASPQVAENVLNSDTPTQAKREITVLYGSETGNAQGLAEMFADRLVEQEFAVKLNAMDGFKARDLKKVQDLFIITATHGEGDPPDNALTFHEYVHGRKAPKLDGVRFSVLALGDESYEFFCQTGKDFDAKLEELGAERLVDRQDCDIDYDDPAEKWMNANIEKLINESGVEPTVTATESGQSAQKQRYSKSNPYEAEVLENINLNGRGSNKEVRHIELLLDNYGEEYEPGDCVVVKPQNDPEIVALLLETLGWDGQQEVTINEDGDTLVLENALKEHFEITKLTKPLLQKAAPLFENSELNDKVNDNEWIQEYIYGRDVIDLIQDFPSNNLQPQDLHRFLRKLPPREYSIASSYKANPDEVHITVGAVRYEAHERARNGVCSVQLAERIEPGDTIPIYLKKNPNFKFPFDEQTPVIMIGPGTGVAPFRSYLQEREELGLTGHTWLFFGEQHFTTDFLYQTEWQTWLKDDVLTKMDIAFSRDSDEKVYVQHRILENSETFYQWLINGAALYVCGDEKYMAKDVHQTIQHVLQTEGNMSETEAEAYLAEMRKENRYQRDVY